Genomic window (Tripterygium wilfordii isolate XIE 37 chromosome 11, ASM1340144v1, whole genome shotgun sequence):
GTTTTTTGCTGGGGCATGGGTAATATATGAGGATTTGTATGTTTGCCGATGTGGTAGTATTCGGAGAGGTGTTTTGTATGATGTGGCTGATGCTTTTGTATTGGTTTAATGAGATAAATTTGTTGACTAATTTTTGTGGAAGAAGTGAGACTCAGTATtgatttaaagataaaaatatgttTGTGTGAGATGTGGATCCCATTTTGAGCAAATAAGGAGACATTGCATGTTCCATGTTCGCAATTGAAAAGAGATCAACAAATAGGTCATGTTGGACCACAAAAAATTTGAATGGACCAACAAAATGTCATCATTATTGCATTGCTCTCACAAGTGGAGAGAGAAAGACTCACGTCTCTGTCTCTCCTATTGTCCTCAAATTTTACTGTCACAGCATCCTCGTAGTGTAGTTGCTTTCTTTCTAGCAATCAATACAACTGAGATTCTAGTCCTCAATGAAGAGCAACAAAATACCAATATCAAGTACAATGTCAAAACTACATTtggcttttcttcttcttcttcatgttgtttttcttctacaGGTTTGCTCTCTCTTCGCATCCTCCCATTCAGTGGTTAAGTCCCTTCCAGGGTTTCAGGGGACACTCCCATTTTACCTTGAAACTGGGTGAGTTATCTGCATATCATAGACTGAACTTTACATATTTGTAATACccatttcatatttgttgttattttactcttttttacGACTATCAGGTATGTGGGTGTGGGTGAAGCAGAGGATGTGCAGCTCTTCTACTACTTTGTCAAGTCAGATGGGAATCCTAAAGAAGATCCTCTTCTGCTTTGGCTGACTGGTGGCCCTGGTTGCTCTGTGTTGTCTGGACTTGTTTATGAGATCGGTAAAAGAAGCCATGTATTTGGGGATTGTTTGCTTTATTAAATTTACTTTTAAGTCTTGGCTTTGAACATGAAATATGGGATTCTCTGCCctactttttcaaaaaaatctaGTGAAAGAAATCTGAAATTTTGTTCTGGAAATGATACGCATCGGCTTCAGCCAAAATTGATCTGGTAGGATAACCTGATGAGTGCTAATACACGAACATGATTTTCAGGTCCAATTAATTTCGAGATTGTGGAGTACAATGGGAGCTTGCCTAGTTTAGTCTTGAATCCTAATTCATGGACAAAGGTGATGCTTTCTTGTTTCAAATTAAAGCATGACCAATTGACCATGCATTCTTTCCTATTTTGGGACTTCAATGTTGAGATATTCACGTGTCCAACATAATTTTTGTCGATTCACCCGTCGGTACTGGATTCTCCTATGCCACAAGCCCTGCAGCTGCTCAGTCAAGTGACTCCAAACAAGTTCACCACTCTTACCAATTTCTCATGAAGGTAGACTTTGTTACACACTTTTTTTGTTCAATCTTCACCAATGTTGTCTCAAGATAGCACTTGCATTCATATCACGATAGCTCATAGATTGTCATCCTCATTGTTATCACATTCCATTTTGCAGTGGCTGACGAATCATCCCGAATTCCTCTCAAATCCAGTCTACGTTAGTGGGGACTCATACTCCGGCATTATTATTCCACCCTTAGTTCAACAGATTATTAATGGTATGATTACAAAGGTTGATTTCCTGAATTTGGTTGTGATAATATCTTCCCTGTTCTGTTTTGttccattattttttcattCTCACAATTAAACAGACACTCACGATGCGGTGTGGGGTTTACTTTTTGGGCCTGGACAAATGCCCTGGAAAAAAAACTGAAGAAGCCCCTCATATATAAAGCATTTTTATAGTGAACCTATTAATTCCTTAACTCctctaagaatttttttttttaatatatactcCCCGGTGTCTGTCAAACTTAGCCTTAAAACAACAAATACAAACCTTAAAGAAGTGCTGAGGCATTACTGGTTTTATTGCAGGAAATGAAGAAGGTTCATACCCGCCAATTAATCTTCAGGTTTCTATAACACACCTCTCGATATCCCTCAAATTTTCTTGCATTATGGTTGGTCTATGAGGTTTGGTAGCCCTTTTGATTATGTGTTCATGATCTGAGGAATTTTGGTATTAATCCATCATGTGCGAATATTTAGTTCCTCAAGGCTGTATTCTTCATCCTTTTGGGTGAATAAAATTCTCATTCATGAGAGCAAAAAATGGATTCATCACCTTGAAGTGCATATCAATGTAGTTCGGATGATTGATGCTATAATATCGAGAGTTGCCTTTAGTTGAATAGGCTAAAGTCCTGATTGTACCTCAAGCAACTGTTAAAAGATGAATTTTGTCCTATTTCACTCTACTAGATATTTTTTCTCATGAGTTCTATAACTTCATCAAGCATGCAACTTGTGCAATGTGAGTTCATGacacttcttcaaagtctaCCTGAACCATGTTGGGAATGTGCACAATTTTTTGACAAATCCTGATCTGTGGATATTAGACTTCCAACTGAAGGTCATCTCATTCATATCGATCACCTGTCTTTAACTCTTGTGAAATGACTTCCCTTTTGAAGCCTGCAGGAGCTCTTCGTTCCTTGTGAAGCTGAAAAGTCCTTTACATTTCCGAGATGCCTGAAAATGAAGACAAATTTCTTGTTTCCTACTTCGTTATTGTTGTTATCTTattcatatcatcatcattgtcgTTGGTATTAATAGTATTATCATTACATGAGCATTGATTTGACACTGGTTTCAGGGTTACATTATTGGGAATGGTCTGACTGACCCAAGCATTGATTACAACTCCAAGATCCCATTTGCTCATGGAATGGGATTAATTTCTGATGAACTCTATGAGGTATTCGCTAATCCGAGTTCCCCCATAATTCCTAATACGGTATCTTGTGTTGATAATGGTTGGTAATAtaaatttttcttaaaatattaACAAGTCATTTGAAACGAGAATCAAAGTAAAAATGGGAACTAATTTATTTAGCTCACATCTTTCCCAGTCTTTGAAGAGAAATTGCAAAGGAGAGTATATAAACAAAGACCCAAGCAATCAGGAGTGTTTGGAAAACATTCGGGCTTACGACGAGGTATATTATTcttccatttatttatttggctTTTAAATAACTCTAGCTGATGCAACTTGCAAGTCTTACAGTTGATTTAATTCCTCAGTGTACTTCAAGACTTAGTACTGCGCAAATCCTGCAACCTTTGTGCACTTATGCTTTACCAAAGCCAGGACTGATGTTTGGCAAAAGAAGATCCCTCTCAAAGTCCTCGCAAGATTCCCCCAAATCCGAACCATCACTTCCAGATCTCAGTTGTCATGTAAGTATACATTCGCTTCTTTTAAATATACTTGGCGCAAATGTAAGGACATTATATTATTCAAAGTACTACAAGATAGGATTTCTAATAATTTAAGCTGATACGGAAAGAGCTAGTTACACTTGTACCTATTGTTCAACAGTCATTAGTTTCGAGCAAAGTAAAACGAAGGATTTTATTAATCTGAACCTGCATTCTGGAGTGAATTTTTAATACACAACTAACTTTCGTAAATTTGAAATCATCACTGTTTTCCTAATTACCTTGTGTTTGCTGCTTATAGACTTATCGATATTTTCTGTCTCCTTATTGGGTTAATGACTATAGAGTTCGCAAAGCACTCCACATACGAGAGGTATGAGATTTAAGTTGaaaacaaaacagtaacatacatatatatatatatacacacatgtgcATTGACTTCTTAATGCAGGGAGCTGTAGAAACATGGGTGCGATGTTCTGAATTGCGTTATATGAAAGATATTCCAAGTAGCTTCCAGTTTCATGTGAGCCTTGCGAAAAGAAATTTACGCTCATTAATTTATAGGTGAAATTGTTCCCAACACCTGCAATTATGTCTTAAATTCCTTTGAATTGGGACATCAATTCGCATTTGATTTGTTTCATGATTGGATATGGAAACAGTGGTGATCATGATATGAAGATTCCATTTTTGGGAACTCAAGCATGGATAAGAACTCTGAACTACTCCATAGTTGATGAATGGCGGCCATGGTTCCTTCAAGGACAAGTTGCAGGGTAAGCCCTTATTTTGTGTCGAAAATAGCTTTTTAAGCATTCTTTTTCCCTTACATATTCACTTCAATGTCTGAGAATGAGCTTATGAAATAAGTTGTGTGGGGGCTTTGGTACAGATACACAAGGACTTACTCCCAACAATATGACATTTGCGACAGTGAAGGCAAGCATGTTCTTCTTTCTGTTGCTTTCGACTCTTAGGCTAAACTAGGGAGGAGAGTTAGCCGTAGTAGGGGAGGACATAGTTGTGGAggttttcaacaaaaaaaagccCTTCCTCAACCTCTCCTCCCTAACCACCGCAAACTCTCCTACCAAGCTTAAAGTAACTGGTGTTAAacttttttatcattttatcatATGTGTAGGGTGGAGGCCACACGGCTCCCGAGTACAAACCGGCAGAGTGTTTTGCTATGTTTAAAAGGTGGATGAATGAGGAGGCTTTGTGAATACTAACACCAAGTTCAATCTccctttaaaccctaaacacagAGCAGATGCATACAGGCTCTTGCTCAAATAACAGAAGTATTTTGTTAGGGTTTAGGCACCAGGAACTCAAGGATCAAGTTGGGCTCTCTATTGTTGTTCGTGTAAAATGCACTGAAGGTGTAACATTTGAAATGAGTGATATAAATCATAACAAAGTGTTACAAACTTTGAGCATGCATGGAGTGTATAGGGAGTTGTCCTTCAAATTGGATGAGCAATTGAATGGTGAAACTATAATATATTGGAATGAAGGGTTGATTCAGTGGAAGATGCTTGTGTATTTTGAAGGAGGAACCCATATAAGTGCGCTTTTATCATTTTCTCAAGTTctctaaaatacagataaaatatcCGATTACATTACAGATTTCTTATCCAACAAATATTAAATCAAattacttattattttatcaactTCTAAGATAAGACACCTAGTAATTGTCTTTATCAATGTTGAGTATATATtgattacaaaataataaaaatattaatacggattaattttattgaaaagatCTAAAAGATTTAATATTAATTCTTTTTGGTATTGAGTTTGCTCTCTCTGTTGGTGAGATGAACATCTATGTGGAGAGTGATTCTTCTGAGGTGATTGCTGCGATTAATGGTTTGGATTTTTCTTTGCATTCTTGCAGTGTTGTCCTTCAAGATATTCAGACTCGTTCAAGGCTTTTCATATCTGTGTGTTTTGCCCATATTAAGAGATCTACAAATTCTGTGGCTCATCATTTAACTAAGTTAGCTCTTTCATCTTgtgaatgtgttttttttattgaggaGTGTCCTCCTTCGATTTTATGTAATGTCTGATTATCTTTAATgaaaaaagatttaaaaaatcTCTATAGAAATTTAATAAGTTATTTATTTACTAATTATTTACTACatgttaattataaaaaataaaacatataatacaaaaaaatataaatataaaaagaagagaatatAAATTAAATAGAAGAATAGAAAATATGAAATGAAGAGCATATAAAACGGTGTCGGTTTGTTCCGATACTTTGTGCAAATGGTAACTCTTTTTGTCTgtgtttaatattttaatttttataatcgTCATTAACAAGAAGAATATTTAAAACGGTGTCGGTTAGTTACTAAGAGAATCAGACCGGTTCAAATATCAGAGTCCCACCCCGGTCCAAGCAGACCCGGTTTACACTTCCATCGTTTTTAATAGATCGACGCGCTTAAACCCTCAGAAACCTAACCGCTGACCGCAGCGCCTACTCCTGCCTCCCTCTCATGCTTTCTCGGTCCCTTAAACCTTCTACTTGCTTGCGTTTACTCCGACAGACGGAACTCAGAAGATCGCAGGATTTATAAAGTTATTGATTCGTAGTTTACTCCGTCACTAGAACCGTCATGTTCGAAGTTTACCGGAATAGCTCAATCGACTGGAAGCCGTCTCCAGTGGTAGCCCTAGCAACCAGCGTCGACGACTCCCAGGTCGCTGCCGCTCGGGAGGACGGTTCACTCGAGATTTGGCTCGTCTCTCCTGGCTCTGTAGGCTGGCACTGTCAGCTGGTacctaaacaaaacaaagatttcactgtttttgttcaattatcTGACAAGCTATTTTCCGTATTATGATATTGGTGTGATTTGGTTGATATGCCTAGACTATTCACGGAGACCCTAATTCAAGAGTTTCGTCGTTGGTGTGGTGTCGTGCTGGTTCAAAAGGGCTGCCTTGCGGTCGGTTGTTCTCCTCCAGTATTGATGGGTCGATTTCGGAGTGGGATCTTTTCCATTTGAAGCAGAAGGTGATAATTAATGTGCAATACTATGAATTTCATTGCTTGTTTTGAATGTTTGCTCCATTTGGTTTGCTCCATTTGATTTGCTCGTAACACTATGAAGTTACAGTTTCTTCTTTGTTTGGGACTTTATAACTTACATTGGTTAAGTATAAGTTTCCCTGTATCATACCCGTGTGTCTAAGTAACTTAATAAAGCAAATGTTTGAACTTCTTTTATCTGGACTTGGATTTTAAACTGTTTAGTTTTTGTCTACATAGCATTGTTTGGTACACTGGGTCTGGGTGAGTTCTACTCAACGTCTTTAGTCCCATCTAAGTTGTGGTCAACTACATGGCTCTCCTTATTTTTCCCCAAAATGTGGGTATTAGTTTATCTTCCCATTAGGACGTTGGAGAAGCAATAGTCGCTCTTTTATTGCCTGTCGGCTGTAACATTTGTCTCCAATGGATTCCTCGACCAATGCAACTGAAATTATTATGGTTAAAAGTTAAGGCAACTCGTATTCAAAAGTCTCCCAATTGTGGTGATGGGCTTAGAGAAGGGCAAGATTTACAGTCTTACCCCAGCAGTGCAAAGCCAGAGAGGTTGTTtctaggtttagggtttagtggcTCTgtagaacatttttttttcattcaaagaGAGCCTGTTTCTTGGTAAATTCTGGGTAAAATATCCACCTTGGCCCACAAGTGCTTGTCGTTTTGCTCCTTGAAAAACGCTGTTAAGTTTAGGTCTCCACTCCACATATGGCTCCACAGCATTCATTACGTAATCAATGCGGGAGTGGGGGTCATTAGATCATCATACCCAGACACATATCCTTGTATGTTTGTTCTCATCCAAACTCCAAACGAAGATCTTGCATGACACTGTCATTGGTTAATTTTTCTTTCGTTGGTTTATTTGCAGATTGTATTAGAGTCCATCGGGGTCTCAATCTGGCAGATGGCTGTGGCACCACCTAATGCTCCATCAAGTGACACAAGgcccaagtcccaaaatattgGAAATGGGTTTTTAAATGGTAACATTGGAGATGATGACGATTGTGAATCTAGTGAAAGTGAAGATGAGTCGGACTCGGATGAAGTTCACGAGCAATCAGTTTTTGAGGATTCACTCGTGGCAATGGGTTGTGATGATGGTTGTGTTAGACTATACAGTATCTCTGAATCAGATGAGTTGTTATACAAGAAATCATTGCCTAGGGTCAGTGGTGAGATGTCTACCACTCTACCCTcaaaatgaatttaatttttgttttaaatgctTTTTTGCATACAAATTTTGATTATATTGTAATTCGCAGGTCGTGTTTTAAGTGTGGCTTGGGGTCCTGATGCTAACAGAATATATTCAGGGAATAGTGATGGGTGAGTATTTCACATGCTGATGGtgcttttttgtgcattacCACCAAAATCCGACGGATATTCTTATTGTAATATAGTGGCGTGCCCAAGTCTACGGAGGCTCCTTGCAAACTCTTAAGAAGGGGCCCTAGGAATTTGGGGCTACATTAATGTTTGTATTTTTGggctaaaactaattttttgGGCTGAAATAAGCATTTTTGTGCTACACTAATATTAATCTTTTCTAAAAATTTGGGGGTCGCCCCACCCCAGTGCCGTCACTGTTGTAATATGAGATAAAGCTTTTAATTAAGTTGCATAAAATTTGATGCTTTCTCCCATCTCTCTCTTCCGTGATTGAGTATATGGAATTGTATAAGTGGAATGGCCTTTTTGCAGGATTGTAAGGTGTTGGAATTCAAAACTTGGTCATGAAATCTATAGGATTACAGTTGGGCTTGGAGGACTGGGTAGTGGACCCGAACTATGTGTTTGGTCGTTACTTGCTCTGAGGTAGAGATGGCAACATTTTCTACAGATCTTTTAATCCTTGCATGTGATTTAGTGTTGGTGCCTTTGGGTCATTGGCAACTTCTATTTTTCTTGACAAAAATTGCATATTTTTTATTCAGGTGTGGGACCCTTGTTACTGCAGACAGTACTGGCAGTGTTCAGTTTTGGGATTCTCAGCATGGAACTCTTATACAAGCACATTCCTACCACAAAGGTGATGTGAATGCACTAGCAGCTGCCCCTGGACATAACAGGGTGTTTTCTGCGGGTTCTGATGGCCAGGTACAGGCTATTAGTCTGTTtcaaaactgaaattgattttaATCTTGTTTGTTGTCTAACATCAATTTAAGAAAATCGAACAAGTAATTTTGTTAAGTTTTTTTGACTTGAAAATGTAATTAACTTGAAGGCACCAAGAAAGTGCCAATCAGTACGTCAAGCTTTAAGCAATTCAGTGATGCTTTCCTTATATTTGTATCCCTCCAGCCACTCTTCTGAACcaggaaaaaaattataaaaccaTGCATGTTAGAAAGAATCCTGTATTACAAAAGGATATGAATCATGATATCTTCCAAATGGAGTCCATTAGTACGGTCCACTTCGCTATAGTGGGAACCTGGACTTGATTTTTGGTATATTAAGGCTTAAGCCATAATTAGTGTGTAGATTTTGAAGACTGTAATAAGGTTATTTTGTAGCGTtgaatgaaatattttaaatcCCCTGCTCTGGTTCTTCATGAGGTGAGAAGGTGATATTACTAGTGTTCATTAAGTTTCTTCTGGTTGTAGGTTATTCTTTATAAACTTTTGAGTGAGACGGTTGGGTCGAGTGGTGACCACTCTACTTTATCAGTGATGAATAAATGGACCTACATTGGCTACGTAAGAGCTCACACGCATGATGTCAGAGCCTTGACAGTGGCTGTACCTATCAGTCGGGAAGGTCTGTTGAGGAGTTACTTTGGATATTATTCTTATGTATTATTATTGGTAGTATTGTTCTTACTTTATTTCGATTGTGGTTGATGACATTGTTATTCTTCTCCTAAACTGTGTGATTTAGACTTTATGCCGGAGGAGAATGTAAAGCGGATTCGTGGTAAGGAGAAGCCAATGGATTTTAGTTATCGGAAGTGGGCTCATTTAGGAGTTCCCATGCTTATCTCAGCAGGGGATGACACGAAGCTCTTTGCCTATACAGCAAAGGAGTTCACTAAGTTCTCTCCTCATGATATCTGTCCTACTCCTCAGAGATCACACATTCAACTAGTTCTTAATTCTGTGTTCAAGCAGGCGTCTTTGCTTTTAGTCCAGGCACCATATTGTTTAGATATTTTCTGCGTTCACACAAAAGGCGGGGCACTTCGCAAACTGAATTCTGGCTCTTCTGGGGGCCGTGCCTCTACTGAATTGATAGCTAAAGTTAAGAGTAAGGCATGTCGGAAGATCATATGCAGCACCATTTCTAAATCAGGGAGCTTATTTGCTTATTCGGATCATCTTAAAGCCAACCTATTTGAATTGAAGAGGCATGAATCTGGAAAAAACTCATGGGCCGTTAATAAAAAGCAACTTCCCCGGAAACTACCATATGCGCTTTCAATGATCTTTAGTTCTGATTCTTCACGATTGATTATAGCCGGGCATGATAGAAAAATTTATGTAAGCCTTTCTCTTTTTATCTTAAATACATTCCTTTTTCTTCCTGTATATTGTTGCACCTTtaacaaataattttttactGTCATGTGTTCTCTACTTATGGTTCAACTAAATTATGCCTCGTAAatgttatatatttaaatttgtgTAACTAGGAGTGTGTAACTAATCTGGTGCGAGCCCATGATATGGTGAAGCATGTTGTTAGGCCTTTGTTCTGTCTTTCACTTAGTTTATCCCATTCAGAACTATGAAATCTGACCTGTGATACGTGTCTTCCTTGCCCTTGTTGTAATGTGATACCGTCCTaccttaatgtcaagggttcGAAAGACCAGTGAGAAAGTAGGGGGGAACTAGGAATGAAAAGGACTGCTCCATTGGTTTAGAAACTCCAGCGAATTTATTGCTTGGTTATTGTTTCCTGTAATTTTGAGGGTATTAACTCCTTGCTCATTGTTTCTTTTGAAAAAGTAAATTTATTCATTGCCATTTACCAGCTTGGAAATGCATTCTAGTTAAAACTTCTCAATCTTTAAGTCCAAAGTAATATAGCCTAAGACATTTGTGAGAGCTTTTAAGGTATAAAATTGATGAGATTGCTGTTCCAAAAGGAAAATTGATTAAACAGAAATTTCATCATCATTTCACAACATTTTATTTGTTGGAACCGAATAATTTGTTGTAGgaattagaaataaaaatatattctttctttcttgaagtAATGGTAATGGTAGTAATTAACTGAGAAAATTCCTCagtaaaaatgaaaataagtaCATCTTTTTTAGGAATTTAAATGATGCGATGCTGTAATTTTGAGAGGCATTAACAATTCTagcatagtgtttttttttttttttttcccccaaagCTATGGTGGATTCTTGCATAAAATGTTTGGTAAATGGCTTACTGAAGTTCTCGTAATGCAGGTTGTGGATGTGGACACTGCAGACTTTGTACATACCTTCACACCTTGccgtgatgaaaatgaagaggaaTTACCTCCGAGTGAGCCTCCCATAACAAAAATGTTTGCAAGTTGTGATGGGCAGTGGTTGGCTGCCGTAAACTGCTTTGGAGATGTATATGTATTCAACTTGGAGACCCAAAGGTGTGAAATTAATACTTCTGTAGTGTCTTAAACTGGTGTTCTCTTGATTTCTATAAAATGTTATTAGAGTTAAAGCCTGTAAGGCTATTCGAATAGATCTGTCTATAAGTTGGCGTTCTCATATGAATTTGTGTAGTCTGATCCTGGTTTATACTTGGCAGTGTTATCAAAGGCGCGCCTAGGCGCTGAGGTGCAGCAAGGTGCGGTGCAGCGCCTTGCCTGCCCTCAGATGTGCCTCTTTTCCAAGGCAATGCTTAAGTGCATGCCTGGCAGCAGGCACTTGGGTACCAATGTGCACACCTGGTGAAATTTTGCAGGTGGGCTTGCGTGTTTCTTTTTAATCGGACCAAAATTATAATAAGTAGGTTTGGTTCCTGCTTAAATCTAAAATATCTAGAGAAAAAAGCTGGCCCATGAAATTATTACTcttaaaacaaaagagaaatgaaGGGTTTCATCATTTCGGTATTGCCTCTCTTGTGCGTCGAGAAGAACCCCCCAAGGAATATGAAGAAGATGGATCCTCGCCTTCCCTCAAAAAATGTGTTTATGCATGAAACCTCTCTCCTTGTCTCTTTTCTTTCATTCAAACCATCcttgtttcttttttggtgTCTCTTTCGCAAAACCCATAGCGTctcctttcttttgtttgaacCATCCTTGTCTTTGCATATCGTGCTGAGTCACAACAGTTTCTGTGTGGTTCTACTCTTTGGTCCATTTAATCTTGAATTCTAGCTATAACTGCCttaaagttaatttgaaattgAGACATAATTTCTAATCCACCACTTGCTAGTTTCTTGATTCTGTGCCTAGCTTCACTTGAGCAAGTGTCTTAAGTTCGCATtgtgtctcaactctcaaggtGACAAGAGGCCTTGGCACCTAAGCGTGCCTTTCACCTTTGATGACACTGATGCTTGGATTTGACTCTTTGAGACAGAAAATTAACTTCTTAATTTCGTGTAAATTTGTTCCAAGGCTCTCTGCCTGACATATGAGAAGTTTGAGTTTTTGGTCTCGAATTTTTTGCCTGAGTTAAGTCATTGTCTTTAATTTGCATTAGCATACTCATCAACATAGTTTGGGGCAAAGATGCATGTGTGTGTGCCTGCTTGGTTGAGCGAGGGTGAGAGCGCGATTGTGGATGATGAGAGATTTGAGGTTTTTGTGCGTTATTACTTGTAACTCAGAATTTTTTATGTGAACCATTACacttattttattaattgatttttaattttgaaacagACAACACTGGTTCATCTCGAGATTGGATGGTGCCTCTGTCACAGCTGGTGGATTTCATCCTCAAAACAGCAATGTGCTTGTAATCACGACCTCTTCAAACCAGGTTTATGCATTTGACATAGATGCGAAACAGTTGGGAGAATGGTCGCAGCAACACACATTTATTCTCCCTAAGAGATACCAAGAATTTCCAGGAGAAGTCATTGGACTTTCTTTCCCTCCTTCAACTAGTTCGTCTTCTGTTATTATTTATAGTGCCAGGTAATTTCCTTATTTGCTTGAGATAAGATAGAATATCACCTCGGCACTATTTATCAATAATTCATACTATATTTCCCTTTGTGTCATGGAAATTTTCGTCGTACCCTGTGATGTGTTTCTTTGGGTGCAACTCCTCGGGGTGTACGGTGCTCCTCTTAATAAACTTTTGTGcttaaaaggaaagaagaaactgTAGTTTGTTGGTCGTGGGAACTTTTCATAAAATCAAGATTGTGATGACAGAAAACTCTATTGGCATGATACTAGTTTTAACTTTACAACTGTGGTGTCGTTATAGTCATAGCAGAGGAATTATTTTCAAAGATATATTATCTGGATTATTGATGCTAGCATTGGCGCCTTACTCAATATGTCAATCCTAGCATATGTGTCATTGGGTTGGCCCAGTTTGCATCAAGGGAAATAGGTAACTGTAGTACCCAACTTAATCTAATTGAGTTTCAATTTAGGAACTGGAAATGGAGTAATGGACCAGATATTCATTTGATTATGAAAAGGAGCTTGACTGAAAGTGAATGTTATGGACTGATAGTTCATTTGTTTCAGTTCAGTACCATGGTTTACTTGCTTCTGTTCCCTcccccttctttttttctatcTTTCTTTTTGGTTACTTTTTGAATTCATAGATCCACATAAGAATTGGAAGCTGATTGGTATTACAATCAAGTAAATCCTGTGGTTCCATAAAAATGTTATCTTCAATTATTCGATGGTTCGAGTCTAAATTGATTTTATCATAGTTAATCTGATGAAATTTGAAACTTATGAGAAAGCACAAATCAACACctcaa
Coding sequences:
- the LOC120009449 gene encoding WD repeat-containing protein PCN-like; translation: MFEVYRNSSIDWKPSPVVALATSVDDSQVAAAREDGSLEIWLVSPGSVGWHCQLTIHGDPNSRVSSLVWCRAGSKGLPCGRLFSSSIDGSISEWDLFHLKQKIVLESIGVSIWQMAVAPPNAPSSDTRPKSQNIGNGFLNGNIGDDDDCESSESEDESDSDEVHEQSVFEDSLVAMGCDDGCVRLYSISESDELLYKKSLPRVSGRVLSVAWGPDANRIYSGNSDGIVRCWNSKLGHEIYRITVGLGGLGSGPELCVWSLLALRCGTLVTADSTGSVQFWDSQHGTLIQAHSYHKGDVNALAAAPGHNRVFSAGSDGQVILYKLLSETVGSSGDHSTLSVMNKWTYIGYVRAHTHDVRALTVAVPISREDFMPEENVKRIRGKEKPMDFSYRKWAHLGVPMLISAGDDTKLFAYTAKEFTKFSPHDICPTPQRSHIQLVLNSVFKQASLLLVQAPYCLDIFCVHTKGGALRKLNSGSSGGRASTELIAKVKSKACRKIICSTISKSGSLFAYSDHLKANLFELKRHESGKNSWAVNKKQLPRKLPYALSMIFSSDSSRLIIAGHDRKIYVVDVDTADFVHTFTPCRDENEEELPPSEPPITKMFASCDGQWLAAVNCFGDVYVFNLETQRQHWFISRLDGASVTAGGFHPQNSNVLVITTSSNQVYAFDIDAKQLGEWSQQHTFILPKRYQEFPGEVIGLSFPPSTSSSSVIIYSARAMCLIDFGMPVDRNDDYDMVNGNERLKRKLRDCQTDSKVSGRKNFEFFAFRDPVLFVGHLSKSSMMIIDKPWVDVVKTFDAPPVHRHIFGT